TGATGGCTGGGTGCGTGTCCTGGTTGTAGGCGAGGTTGAGGTGGGCTGTGGCCAGCGAGGCCAGTTTGAACGCCCGCAGCGGGTAGCCGCGGTGCTCCATGTATCTCGCGATGGTGAACAGCTGCGAGTAGCTCATTCCCGTGGAGGCGGCGTCAATGACAATCTGGTAGGCCGTTTCAAAGGCAATGTGGTCCTTCTCGCAGAGCGTCAGTGCCGACAGAGCGCAGTTCTGCGGGTCTTTCATGGCGCACTGCAAGGCCAGCGTTCGAGCGCAGCTGGCCAGCTCCTCGCGCTGAGGGTAGTCCAGACTCAGACGCAGCACTGTATTGTGGGACATGACGGTGGCTGCCACAATGCTTGTAGCTTCTGTCGGCGTGAAGAGGGTGTACCAACTCTGCAGGATACTGACCAGAGCTCGCAGACCTGTGGCAGGAGAAGAGGGAATTTTGAAAACGTGACAGAGGAAACGCTGCTAACAAGAAcaccattatttaaaatatatacatgtatttACAAGATACACACTACCAATCAAAGGTTTAGAAAGACTATTTCATTGCTTTACAGTTTCCTCAGGTTTCCTGACAAGCGCTAATTcagtaaaatgtgtttaaatttatTGTTGAATATATATAACACATGAAATACAAGCAAGACCCCAGAATGTAGTTTAAGTTTAATCCCTATTCAGTTAACGTCAAGAACTGGGAAATGCACTTTTTTTAAGGCAAAGTTTAATACAGACCAACTTCTGTAGCACAGGTGACGAGCCAGCGCACCATCTCTCTGCGTCTCCAgttcagagtggacagtgtcatcctcatcacctggaggaaacaacATGGTGAGTAACAAACAGAggaaacacaaattaaaaacaattcgaaagtgcgcacacacacacacacacacacacctgaaggcCAAGCTCCAGGGCGACGTTGAGCAGTGTGATGTCTGGTGGGTTATCTGCAGGGGTGGCTATTTTAAAGGCATCCTGGGCCAGTTTGAAGATGAGTGAGGAGGAGTGAATGTTCTTCTGGATGGCCTCTAGTACGGTACGCAGTCGCAGCATGTCTCCTactcaacacacaacacacattcgCTTGCATTCAAACTCAAAACAATAGTCTTGTTTATCTAGAAATATGTATTTTGGAGTTTCAagtacaaaagcaaaaataaaaaaaaaatacaaatataaaggAATCACAAGCAAAGAATatatctaacacacacacacaccatttaagCATTACTTACCCTTGGCTGCAGTAAGCATGGTTGAAGCCAGCTCGCACTGCTGGGACTCCAGGTGTCCAAGAGTAAACCAGCGAGGATATCTACTGGGGACAATGGAGATGCCATGATGGGGGTGACCTACGTCGCCCGAGGGGGCTGTAGACTCCAatacaggcagcctgtaacccAAAACACATTATCATCATTTATTTGAACAAAGAACGGTAGCACACCATGTGTTTGTTCAGcgtaccaaaataaataaagaaaacaaatcagGATTTTCTTAGAAAACAAAGGCACGTATTCGAATATAAAACATTCCCTGAAACCGGAGAGTACGCTACACAGGGCAGGAAATGAATTCCCTGTTCAGGCTGTGATTGTGCCGTCTTTGACAACACTTAGACTCTTCTGCTCTGTGTTCCATTAGCTGTGCCTTTGTGCTGAAGCAGCAGCTCTACTGGTCTGTGCTCGGCTGCTCTGTCTGGGCGAGCGTGCAGTGGGGAGCTGCATTATTGATCTTGTATCAGTAAGGACCCTGAGGATCTGGCCTGGATTAATGGTGGCACAGTAATAAAGGCCCATTGAGACTCTACAGGGCAGCAGCCACGAAAGCACTAACACTCATGAGACAGAGTACATGAGTGTGTAAAATACAGGACTGTGCAAATGTCCTAGGCCTCAGAAGAAAATGCTGTTCAAAGTTGTTTATCTTGGTAgtaagcattttttattttctgaaaacaGGCCTGTAGCCACTTCTCCTTCCAATGCCCTTCAATAGAAACTAGTGATCGTCCTTCAGTAAATCAATTGTCCTGCCCATGAAGTTTACGTCCTACAGCTACATCCTTTTTTTTCCTGCCCCTTGCATGCGCCGAACCAACTAGCATTTTGTCAAAGCTAAGAGCTAAGCATGGGAACTACTCTGTTGTTGTCTGCTCAGAACAGCACAAATCCCTACACTGCAAAGCTGTACTCATGTTGGCATCATTTCAAGGGCATCATTTTAAGGAACAGGCCATTCTCAACAGTGCTCTTCAGACAGGGCCAGAAATGTGCTGTGGTGCTTGGTCTttgttctggggtcttaatgaaatgtctcgTACgagctttggtcaaaatacaacAGTGTTAAAGTGCAAGGGATAGAATATGTCACACACAGACAACCTTCACAGCTGATTTAAAACATGTACAGTGCATCGTTCACACTGTGGGCTTTTGCAATAAAAGTAATGCAAGGACAAATTCGGTTTTACACTGGCGGCCATGTTCGGCTGCATTTTAAAGGCGCTCTCCACTCACCCTAGTTTTGAGTTACCGGCTTTTACAGTTTATTCCCTTTGTTTCCTCTGATATCTATTGTTATTTCTACAAAAGATATTTTTGAGGAGTTCCATCTTCAGTGCTAATCCTGGCCTACATTTCTTGCCAAATTTTAAAAGTGCTCTCACGCTGGGTGACAGGATTCCACAGTTTAGTGTTTACCCTGCTATGACACACTTGATTCAGCTCATCACGGGAGTGATAATTAGCTGAGATGAGTGGAAACAGGTGTACTGAAGGAGGGATACACTGTCCAGTGTTGAACAGCGTATTCGTGTTCAAAACTTTAAAACGATAAAACCCGCAGTAGCGTTTTGTCGGTTCTTACCTCATGGCCCTTAGGCCGATCTTGTACGCCAGGTCTGTGTCGTGGGGAAGGAGTGCTGTGAATAGGTACTTGGCGAACGTGTGCATTGGTACACTCTCTCTGTGAATGACCTCGCCAAGGCCACTGAACGGACCGCCTACACACAAACGGGACTTGATCAGAAATCAACATTCctcattaaaatacacatttaactTGGCATTTTCTAAATCAGACAGAATTACAAGATGTTGCAGTCACTTTGCGATAGGAACAATGAAGCCAGAAAGTGACACATTTAGATCGCTGTAATCTGAATTATTGTTAGCTATCACAACAGCAAGAGCCATAGACTGGGCAAATTTAAATgacgtgtgtgtgcatgcgcacACGTGTGGGCCAGATAAAATGAGGACGGTGACATGGGAAAGAGGGACGAGGGATCTGCAGGCCCAGGGGAGGAGTGTGggaaagtgaaataaaaacagaaagggagagagcaggatcgagatagagagagaagagcatTGTGTGATGAGAGGATGGCAGAGAAGAGGGCAATGAACAGGGAGCAGAaagcagatgtgtgtgagtttgttgaagagagagtgtgtctgttcgtgtgtgtgtgagtgtgtaagtaagTGGAGGGTATTTACCTTCCAGCAGAAGCACTGCGTGCTTTCCAATGTGTGTGCACAAGGACACAAAGTACCATGCTtgtggatgagtgagtgtgtgtgtgtcaatgtgCGCATAAGGACAGTATGTTTGTACCTTCTAGTAGCAGCACGGCCTGTTTTCGGAGTGTCTGGACCAGGAGCTcgtccagctccagctcctgcagCTTGGATACAATCTGCTCCTCGTTGCGGCAGACTTTATCCTGGGCGTAAAGTCCCTCAGGCATTAGCCTCTGCTGCCCCATGCCCATCAGCGCTACCTCCAGGGCCAGTGCCAAGTACGACTCCCCGCTGTCCTGACAGCCCCACACGGGCACGTGTTGATACACAGGAGGCTTTGGCTCACCCGAATCTGCAAGGAGATGAAAAAGTGCTTAGAGAGAGTGctgctttctttttctctttgactGTACAACATTATTtggctatatatacacacacatatacagatacacattcacccccccccccccccccaactgcAAGGGTTTAATAAATGAAGCTTATACTGCTTGTCAGCAACATTAGCTTCACAGCTCCAATGCAAAACTAATGTGACTGAATAGAGGGAATACAAATGAATGGGCTAGAGCAAACAAATGGAAGAAACACAATGCACAAAGAGGTGCCAGGACGACCAGGGAGCAATTGTATGGTTTTTCATAGAGACACAAAGAGGAAGAGTGGAGTGAGAGAAGAATGGAGACGAGCctgaaagagaaatagaaaaatTAGGGTGTGAGAGATGGAGGTGTTTGGACTGCATGCCCCAGCTGTTGTTGTTGGTCCTCCTCAACCAGTTCTCTGACCTTAGGACGCTCCGATTGGACGAGCCTTAGGGCCCGCCCACAGTGCCGCAATGGCCAGATGTTTCCAACTGTGTGATGGAATTAAACAAAAGGCTTCCCagcacacacataaaaacacaatctTGTTTTTATACACTGCCAGGACATATAGGTGTTCTATTACATTAAAAACTCCTTTTATTAagattataaaatacataacatAAGGAAAAAGCTATGTTTGATATGTTtagtatttaaaatattgaaatagaGACTTTAAAAGGCCTTTTTATTGGTCCTCTAGTCttgtatttgattttttttttctgtaaaatcatGGTATTTCTGTCTTAAATAGGTgaaaactatatataaaaaaaaaaaaccacaaacacacactcactaaagcaCTTTGGAGACCTAAAGCTCTCATGCGCActgaaacaacaaacacacacacaaacagaaccaATCACCGTACCACTTGGCTGCATTATTCTGCAACACAATAGCTCCCTGTTGGTGTCTCACAATAGAAACACAATAGCCAACACTCTTCTTTTTGACTGGGACTGGGCGAGGATGTATAGAATGCAAATGCTGATTGATTTTATACGTTTTACTCCTCGGTGTGGTCAGAATGACCTCTCTGCTACAATAGCATCCCCCTACCACTGCTCTTGCAAAGACTAAGCAAACTGAATGAGCTGCTCACACAGAGGCCAGTGCATGTGTAAGAGACAGAATAATGGAATGAAAGTCTTAAAGGGGAATTGCACCACTTGTGATTTGATGTGGAATGGTTCATTGCAGAGAAACCTGACTTCTGTTACTATCCAAAATGATCCACCGAACCTAGACATTCACAGCTGCGTTGATAATGGTAAAGTAGTGGTAAATCTGAAACAAAAATAAGCTTTCTTCatggtttattttaaattacaccaccatggataaataaatataactcaGACTTGAACGATGTCTAAAGCCGTTGGCAGCATATCTCCAATCATTTCATGTAATACATATTTTTGAGGTATGTTTAAAGCTATAAAACATGTTCTGAcgagattctgattttgtagaAGCAGTGGAATTCCCCACTTTTAAGAAGTGTGAAAGGACAGCGTCCTAACCCAATACCCCCTCCCCTTTCTcactagacacacacacctccccccTATGGATCTTAAACACACTACCAGCCAATAACACTCTACCTCCGGTATCCATGGAGTTGTCATCTTCCACTCGACACGTCTCGGTAAGGGTGGCGAAAAGGCAGCCGATGGGGTCTAAGGGGTGGCCCACCCACCCCTCCAGATTAGTGGTGCTGGTCATCCCCCTCTGCAGCAGCTCtgcgcgtacacacacacacacacacacacacacacacacacgtttcacTGAATAACAAGTGATAAACGATTCCGCAGTAGCAACTGGTAATTCATTTAACAACCATCCTATAAAGGAGGTATAGACCAGGTTCCTTGTGCAGCTCATTTTAATATTTCCCCTGCTCTTACACACCTTCCTCATTGGCTCGTTTAACAAGCCATACATGAGATTAAACGGTGTGTTAGAGCAggaaaaacaagacaaatacGCACTGAATATAAGGTTGAGAAACATAATATTTAGTTGTGTCACCATATGATACGGAGGGCACACGGGTGGACAGCGGACAATGCATGTTGACAAAGAGTGTTTCTGTTCAAACTGGGTTTAGTTCAGCTCaaagtttaataattaataataataataaaaaggtttCCCTAGTTATGGGTAGCATCTTTTAAATCTGACAGTACCCTTTTCCATTCCAGCTTACAAACGCACagaaacatgtaaatattttcaCACATATTTTGTAGATTAGGTTTTGAGACATGGCAGATCCATTTCATGCCAAATTTAATGATTGGATACATTTACAGCTACAGCATTTTTGATTTTAAGGCGTTCACGGCGTGCTGACAGTTTCTGTAGTTGATTTCTTCACAAAGAGCAAGACTACAGCCTCACCTGAGCAGGACGACTGGGCTTGGCATAGAGAAAGAACTATAAACATCAAGAACATACAGACAGCAGCCATAGTAAAGTGATAGATTGATGATGTTTAGAGTATAACAACTATTATATACATCATGATTATCCACTCATATACAGGTGTTATGTTTTCTGGAGTAACAAAGCCACACCACAAAAAGAGTGAGGTGTAACAGGTTGAACAGAATCTTTACAGCAGATAAGGCAAACCTCCTTAGAGCTTCAATAGAGCACAATGAAGCTTTTGTAGGCTCTTGGCTACTTCAGGCTTTGGAACTTGCCAAGCAGATAAAGAGTGCTGTTAGGTCATGTTTAagctgtgtgcttgtgtgtgtgtgtcttacctTTCTTCTGGTGTTTGTAAATGTCCAGCTGCCGCTGTTGCTGAAGCCTAAGCGTGTTAATGATGGCTACTGCCAACCGCAAGGCCTCCCTTGGGTAACCGTGGGAACGCAGGGCATCTACTCTGGCGCACGCCGTAGGCACGTGATCTAAAAAATAAGTCACATGGCAGTCAGCATGCCAGCGTCTCTttcagctgtgttttttttctagaTACGCCCTAATAGTCAGACCAGGCTTAAGCAGCAGAAATGGACCAAATCTTTTCAGAAGCTGCTTATTATAGCTCCATGATCCTGCACAAGTGGAATTAGAGAGCTTACAGTACTAAGACTAGGGTTCCTTAAAACTCAAACATGTAGATATCTGTAAAACTATGCCTCAGTGGATTAGCAATagaagaaaaacactgagaTCATTTGAAACACTGTACAAGGCAGCAGCTAACATGTTTTGAATCAACTAATACTACATTAACACAACAGACACCATATAACCCCATAACAACACTTCCTCAAAGTGTACTACAATCTAAAGTACTGACGagtgaaaataaaaattcacTGTGCTACTATCTAATTGATACAGCCCTAATGCTGTCCAGGTTTTTTACTTGAGGCCAGCTCTTTGAAACTGAAGACTATGATCTGTGTGATTGTCCAGACGCAGCCTGTGGCAGCAGAGAGACAGGTATTGTACCTTCAATTCAATTCCACCCTAAGCCCATGTTTCATTCTTACCTAGCCACAAAGGCAGGCCCTGGGGGTTGAACAGCaggctctctccctctctctgataAGCAGGGGACATGTAGAAATCGCTGCTGATGATTCTCTGCAGGTGGCTGTCCTGCCAGTGCAGGTCACATGCTTCCATGGCCCGAGTGAACACTGTGCGTCTGGGCCTGGCCAGAGAGTCTGAAACAGGAAAcacaggggaaaaaaactgaaataaactgCACTGTACTGATGCTTCATGTACATTTTAAGCAACTGTTTGGGTTAATCTTTAGTTTAGTATTCAGATAAAAACCTTATGATATTATTCATAACTACTATGAAGCAAATCTGCATGTTAAACATGTATAAGAGAAAGGAACAAAAATGTATTCCAACACATGAACCTTATGTGGGTGTAAAATACCTCAAAACACAAGCATGGGCAAGAAATATGACACTTTTCCTTGTGCTCAGAAAAGATTGAAAGACTCTAAACTAAGCACATGCATTCCAACAGCCAGTCTTAtgtattttatctttttttttttggtgtgtgaaCAGTTTCCCCAGTACTCAAGCAGCTGTAAATATCCCTAACtttaacacacattaaaaacagcCTAAAGGCCTATACCCATTAGTTTTCTGATATATTTATTAAGCATTCTTTTAAAGGTTCAAAGTCTCAAAACAGTGTGAGTGGGGGTCTAAACACAGGCTGAGTTGTGGTCAAAAGTCTGACCTTGTGCCAGGTTGCTCTGGGGCAAGGCGTTGGTGATGTTTGGCAACTCACTGCCATAGTTGCCGTCCTCTAGGGGGCAGATGTCCATATCTCCCCATTTCTTCAGCTGTTTCAGCCACGCAGTCTTCTCTTCACTCTTACAGTGTGGGTTCAACACGATACACACCCATAATGCACCTGCAACACAACACGAGGCGGCAATGAGACGCGGGGGAACATTACTAAGGAGTGGCTTGAAATATGTGGGAGAGAGCAGAATAAGAgtaagagagaaaatgagaaattaagcgtgaaaaaaaattaaatcaaataaaaattgtgATAACAATCGCCCTATAGtctttattatcattattatttattgtattgtagTTAAGATTTACATATAAACATTGTAGCAAGTCTTCATGGTTAGGGTCAGACGTTGCATTTTCTGGAGTCAATATTATCACTGACGATTCCGAAAGGGAGAAAAGGGACAGAGTGCACAGGTCCCACTTCCTGTCCCTAAACAAAACGTAggctttcatttttatttgattaactGTTGCAGCACCGAAGAAGAAAGTACCAGACAAAGTGTGAGACAGACTTACACATCAGTACGGCAGAAACAATAAGAGCCTGGGACAGAACTGACCGCTTCCTGCAGCTTTTAATGGGTCTTAAAGGTGAAATGGAAAAATGAGCGGCTGGGGTGTAATGGAGAAGGTGCTAGTGCATCACTGTCAGCATGTGTCAAACACTGGCCTGTACGGAGCAGGAGATGTGGCAGGTGCTGGGCAGGCTGCTCTGCCTCCGCTCTTTTACAACTGtcagcatcacacacactgcttttctgcagagaacagaTGGCTAGGGCTGCGTCTTTTTCCACCGCTGTCATTTACACCCTTGTCAAACCGGTGCTGATTGGCTGTAGTGCTAATAATGCCCACTGCTCCGGCCAATTGGAAGATTCACTGAAACCTTGACATGCCTGCTCTTTTATTAAGCGCTTTTTGTCAGCCTGGTAGAgcggcatatatatatatatatatatatatcctgtcATATATGTCTATTCTGGCATTTTAGGTCTGGGACTGGGAAAGCCATCAAGGTTATATTTACGTAGACGCCACTGAGATCTATGAGATTCAGATGGGACAATTACCTTTTGGGACCTTCAAGAATTAAAGAAAGGAATCTTGGAGGAGATAGACTAGCAGAGCCCTGCTCTCAAACAAGCCTCCTCAGGAAGTACTTCAATCGACCCTCTTAAATGGCCTGATCAATAGAAGGCAGTCTGAAAGCCCATTGATCCCAATACGTTCATGGCCTCCTGACAGGTGAGTGGACAGACCTGTGCATTGACGTGCAGAATGCATGCTTGGAGACGCAGAGCTGCAGTCATGCCTTGGTGGAGATGTCTGGTCCGCATGCTCCAATCATGACGTGGATATGGACCAAAAGACTCTAATTATGAGCCAGTGAAAGGTTGACAATGTTGTAATGATTCCCTCTGGTTGAGTAAAGCAGTTCAGTAGAATGCTAGTGGTATGAATACTGAAATAATGATATTGTAATTACTACGATGAGTGGAACTGATCCTAAACTTTACATTACTTTGAATAATCACAGCTGGGCAATGtgacaaaaaatgtaattatgatGTATCAAACCTCCCAATTTAAACTGTGACGATCTGCCTGCTTATAAAGTTAAAGTCTTTTCTGACATACACAGGTACCCAGAATGATAATGGCTCCCAATTATCTTTCATCCACTGTCTGCCAAAAGTTGCTTTCTCAAATAATCCACaggatataaaataaaactgtaataaaaacaCTTGTTTGAGCACAGcatgagaagaaagagaatggtacaaaagagaaaaagggagTGCAGAAGTGAGATGCTGACTGTAAACAGGGTTAGATGTGGATGCTGTAACTCACCCAGTTCGTCCCACAGCTGCCGGCACTTGTCCGTCATGCCGGTGCCCTGCTGTCGCCATAGCGACAGGCGAGGGTCGGCCATGAACTGTTCGGTGATAAGGGTGAGCATGCGTGCACCGTTGGAGTCCCGCATGCGCAACATCTCTCGCAcctataaaacaaacacatacaagaCGGAGAGTTAAATATACACACAGAATCAATAACACGGACCCTTCCCAAACTCTTAATTAATATACTATACACCACAGGAACATTTACAGAATCAATTTCAGATTACTTCCAGCAAAATTATTGATAATAACAGAAAAGCCATCCACACAATCCTGAAGGTTCCTAGTGTAAATAACATCTACATAATAAATGCTAGTGATTCTCGGTGCAATCAAGTGCATAGAGAGGTCCCAGATTTTGCAGTGGACTACTGAGGTGAACATCCGTATCACAGTGAACAGTGGCAAGTGAAAAAAAGGACTGCttgacatttaattaaagtgcaTTGATTTAAATGGGCCTCCCAGGATTTCATAGCCCCATAATTTATCACAATAGCATCTTTAGTATCGAGCATCCCTTCCACTTATAtgtattcagacacacacacacacacaggtttgctTTTATCAGGACATGGGGTACTGCAAATGTATTATACAAAAACCTACATACACTATCAATACACCTATCTACATGTGTGTTTAAGTAAACATTCTGATGCCTGTTATGTTGCAGAATCCTAACTATAACAAAAACGTTACTGCAAATGCATATTTAACAATGGAGGACATTTAATCTGGAACCccaagcatgcacacacacacacacacatacacttattACCTTTGCAAACATGGAGTTGAGCTGTTTTCCTGAACCGTAGTATCCTCCCTGGGAGAGAAACTGTTTAACCTGCTCTCTGACTTGCTCCTCATCCAGGTGCCAGCAGTTATCATCATCTATACTTGCTCCTGCTGTGGGATCCGGGGCccctaacacacaaacacacacaaacagtttaTTTATCCGAAACaggtttatcagaaacaaccttCTACCCCCAGCAAGACCGCTCAGAATTCAGATTCAAGAAGCACACAATATAAAGATTATACGACACACTCCCTCAGAAACACGCACAGTAACACCACCCTTTACATCGAATTACTCAAAACACTTCATTCTACCACAAGTGCTTAGAGAATAAACAATAAACTGTCTTGAGCAGTGTTTTTAGGAATGAAAGCTattgacacacacacttccttacGCTGTGGGTCTCTCTGGATAATACCACTCTCTTAGTGACAAGCACACACTGATTTGGAAAGAAGAGCAGAGCAGGGAGATGGAATGCATTAGCGATTTCATCAGTTTATCGGGAGAATCTCACTCTATTTCCAATACGCCAATCCTCTTTAGGTTCACTCCTCATCTGTTCCCTAAGACGACTTACCGACATATTCTGCTCCGCTGACGCTCAGCTGAAAACCATGTGCACTTGTTGTTTTTACACAAGGTCAGAAAATGAGGTCATCCACAGAACTATGTTATATTCATGTCCCTTACCTATGACACAATATATTAGTAGACCTCATATaatcactgtccaaataaaaacgtGTTTCCACCTTCATAACTGTCAATAAAAGTCAAGGTAATAAGGATAATAATTTGTCAAATATAATAGATCAAAATGTATTGTTGATTCCGTTCTTCTGCAATGGTACAAACATCAAATTTatgcacacacagaaatacagcaGTTACTCTTTATGGCCACCTGCTATCAGCTTTAAGCACCAGCACTACACTGTACGTCCTGTACTGTATATATGGCTTTACTCCGTATAGTTCGTTACTCCTTGCAGACGGCTGACTGTCCTTGGCGCTTGTTTTTGTGTATGATAAGAGGATCCATGCTGAAGTGGAGATTATATCTTAATAGGCTTGGCTAGACTTACAGGAGCAATAACAACTTGTGGATTAACCTCACTGCAGTCATAAGAAGGATAGATTTATAAGCTGTAAGCATGCATACCTGCTGTGGAAGGACAAACAAAGACATAATGTAGCATTACAATGAGGTAGTATTTAAACACTCAAATCAGAAATATTTTCAATAAGGATGTGCCAGGTTAGTGTGTTTAGCCATGAGAGGGCATGTAGTTTGATGATAATTTATAGCTCACTGAACCATGCACAgatttcaaatttcaaacaatattgaattttatatatatatgttctccctgtgtctgcgtgggtttcctccggatgactgtctgtgaggagtgtggtgtgttctctctgtgtctgcgtgggtttcctccgggtgactgtctgtgaggagtgtggtgtgttctccctgtgtctgcgtgggtttcctccggatgactgtctgtgaggagtgtggtgtgttctctctgtgtctgcgtgggtttcctccgggtgactgtctgtgaggagtgtggtgtgttctccctgtgtctgcgtgggtttcctccggatgactgtctgtgaggagtgtggtgtgttctccctgtgtctgcgtgggtttcctccggatgactgtctgtgaggagtgtggtgtgttctccctgtgtctgcgtgggtttcctccgggtgactgtctgtgaggagtgtggtgtgttctccctgtgtctgcgtgggtttcctccgggtgactgtctgtgaggagtgtggtgtgttctccctgtgtctgcgtgggtttcctccgggtgactgtctgtgaggagtgtggtgtgttctctctgtgtccgcgtgggtttcctctgggtgactgtctgtgaggagtgtggtgtgttctccctgtgtctgcgtgggtttcctccgggtgactgtctgtgaggagtgtggtgtgttctctctgtgtctgcgtgggtttcctccgggtgagtgtctgtgaggagtgtggtgtgttctccctgtgtctgcgtgggtttcctccgggtgactgtctgtgaggagtgtggtgtgttctccctgtgtctgtgtgggtttcctccgggtgctccggtttccccccccccacagtccaaaaacacatattggtaggtggacttggcgactcaaaagtgtccgtgggtgtgttgccctgtgaaggactggcaccccctccagggtgtattcctgccttgtgcccaatgattccaggta
This window of the Hoplias malabaricus isolate fHopMal1 chromosome Y, fHopMal1.hap1, whole genome shotgun sequence genome carries:
- the LOC136679347 gene encoding zinc finger SWIM domain-containing protein 5-like isoform X2, which gives rise to MAEGRGDLPPPPLPLQLLASPPASKRPCLRPAPRGPGPGPGPGFASSRTRCPESLLDCAAKAVAEKWAFERVEERFERIPEPVQRRIVYWSFPRNEREICMYSSFQCRAAGEDAPATGSSAASSAGSGSTTAPGGGTSSTAGNTGNGAAGDGLPFRRGIRLLESGCVDNVLQVGFHLSGTVTEPATQSEPETTHRVAISFDRCKITSVTCGCGNRDIFYCAHVVALSLYRIRKPEQVKLRLPISETLFQMNRDQLQKLVQYLITAHHTEVLPTAQKLADEILSSNSEINQVHGAPDPTAGASIDDDNCWHLDEEQVREQVKQFLSQGGYYGSGKQLNSMFAKVREMLRMRDSNGARMLTLITEQFMADPRLSLWRQQGTGMTDKCRQLWDELGALWVCIVLNPHCKSEEKTAWLKQLKKWGDMDICPLEDGNYGNSLARPRRTVFTRAMEACDLHWQDSHLQRIISSDFYMSPAYQREGESLLFNPQGLPLWLDHVPTACARVDALRSHGYPREALRLAVAIINTLRLQQQRQLDIYKHQKKELLQRGMTSTTNLEGWVGHPLDPIGCLFATLTETCRVEDDNSMDTGDSGEPKPPVYQHVPVWGCQDSGESYLALALEVALMGMGQQRLMPEGLYAQDKVCRNEEQIVSKLQELELDELLVQTLRKQAVLLLEGGPFSGLGEVIHRESVPMHTFAKYLFTALLPHDTDLAYKIGLRAMRLPVLESTAPSGDVGHPHHGISIVPSRYPRWFTLGHLESQQCELASTMLTAAKGDMLRLRTVLEAIQKNIHSSSLIFKLAQDAFKIATPADNPPDITLLNVALELGLQVMRMTLSTLNWRRREMVRWLVTCATEVGLRALVSILQSWYTLFTPTEATSIVAATVMSHNTVLRLSLDYPQREELASCARTLALQCAMKDPQNCALSALTLCEKDHIAFETAYQIVIDAASTGMSYSQLFTIARYMEHRGYPLRAFKLASLATAHLNLAYNQDTHPAINDVLWACALSHSLGKNELAALIPLVVKSVHCATVLSDILRRCTMTAPGLAGIPGRRNSGKLMSTDKAPLRQLLDATISAYINTTHSRLTHISPRHYGEFIEFLSKARETFLLAQDGHIQFAQFIDNLKQIYKGKKKLMMLVRERFG
- the LOC136679347 gene encoding zinc finger SWIM domain-containing protein 5-like isoform X1, with product MAEGRGDLPPPPLPLQLLASPPASKRPCLRPAPRGPGPGPGPGFASSRTRCPESLLDCAAKAVAEKWAFERVEERFERIPEPVQRRIVYWSFPRNEREICMYSSFQCRAAGEDAPATGSSAASSAGSGSTTAPGGGTSSTAGNTGNGAAGDGLPFRRGIRLLESGCVDNVLQVGFHLSGTVTEPATQSEPETTHRVAISFDRCKITSVTCGCGNRDIFYCAHVVALSLYRIRKPEQVKLRLPISETLFQMNRDQLQKLVQYLITAHHTEVLPTAQKLADEILSSNSEINQVHGAPDPTAGASIDDDNCWHLDEEQVREQVKQFLSQGGYYGSGKQLNSMFAKVREMLRMRDSNGARMLTLITEQFMADPRLSLWRQQGTGMTDKCRQLWDELGALWVCIVLNPHCKSEEKTAWLKQLKKWGDMDICPLEDGNYGSELPNITNALPQSNLAQDSLARPRRTVFTRAMEACDLHWQDSHLQRIISSDFYMSPAYQREGESLLFNPQGLPLWLDHVPTACARVDALRSHGYPREALRLAVAIINTLRLQQQRQLDIYKHQKKELLQRGMTSTTNLEGWVGHPLDPIGCLFATLTETCRVEDDNSMDTGDSGEPKPPVYQHVPVWGCQDSGESYLALALEVALMGMGQQRLMPEGLYAQDKVCRNEEQIVSKLQELELDELLVQTLRKQAVLLLEGGPFSGLGEVIHRESVPMHTFAKYLFTALLPHDTDLAYKIGLRAMRLPVLESTAPSGDVGHPHHGISIVPSRYPRWFTLGHLESQQCELASTMLTAAKGDMLRLRTVLEAIQKNIHSSSLIFKLAQDAFKIATPADNPPDITLLNVALELGLQVMRMTLSTLNWRRREMVRWLVTCATEVGLRALVSILQSWYTLFTPTEATSIVAATVMSHNTVLRLSLDYPQREELASCARTLALQCAMKDPQNCALSALTLCEKDHIAFETAYQIVIDAASTGMSYSQLFTIARYMEHRGYPLRAFKLASLATAHLNLAYNQDTHPAINDVLWACALSHSLGKNELAALIPLVVKSVHCATVLSDILRRCTMTAPGLAGIPGRRNSGKLMSTDKAPLRQLLDATISAYINTTHSRLTHISPRHYGEFIEFLSKARETFLLAQDGHIQFAQFIDNLKQIYKGKKKLMMLVRERFG